The proteins below come from a single Drosophila miranda strain MSH22 chromosome Y unlocalized genomic scaffold, D.miranda_PacBio2.1 Contig_Y1_pilon, whole genome shotgun sequence genomic window:
- the LOC117191280 gene encoding probable transaldolase produces YVSSKHSILCIAINIYKPTDATTNPSLILSASSMERYQPLVQKAVDYGKSQKGSLNDQVSEAMNYLCLLFGTEILKVVPGRVSTEIDARLSFDTKNSVEKALKLIKLYKSLGIDKDRILIKLASTWEGIKAAEILENEHGVHCNLTLLFSFAQAVACAEAKVTLISLFVGRILDWYVANTDNKKFEALKDPGVVSVTKIYNYYKKYNYETLDMGASFRNVGEIKALAGCDLLTISPSLLKELENEIDSVTTYLSDIEKISVDESKFRWLLNEDAMATDKLSEGIRKFAVDTVKLENLIKSYFK; encoded by the exons TATGTTTCTTCTAAACATTCTATTTTATGTATAGCCATCAATATCTACAAGCCAACGGATGCCACGACAAATCCTTCTCTTATTTTGTCGGCGTCGTCCATGGAGCGATACCAGCCCTTGGTACAGAAGGCAGTGGATTATGGAAAGAGCCAAAAAGG TTCCTTGAATGATCAAGTTTCCGAGGCAATGAACTATTTGTGCCTGCTGTTTGGAACCGAGATTCTGAAGGTTGTTCCTGGAAGGGTGTCTACCGAAATAGACGCCCGACTGTCATTCGACACAAAGAACAGTGTGGAGAAGGCTTTGAAGCTGATCAAGCTGTACAAATCCCTTGGCATAGACAAGGACCGAATTCTGATAAAGTTGGCATCCACTTGGGAAGGAATCAAGGCGGCCGAGATTTTGGAAAACGAGCATGGTGTTCACTGCAATCTGACCCTTCTCTTCTCATTCGCACAGGCAGTGGCGTGCGCGGAGGCCAAAGTCACTTTAATCTCCCTTTTTGTGGGCCGGATATTGGATTGGTATGTGGCCAACACAGATAACAAGAAATTCGAGGCCTTAAAGGACCCAGGTGTGGTTTCGGTTACGAAAATCTACAATTACTATAAGAAGTACAATTACGAAACCCTGGATATGGGGGCTTCATTCCGGAATGTGGGCGAAATCAAAGCATTGGCTGGATGTGATTTGCTGACTATTAGCCCGTCGCTGCTGAAGGAACTAGAGAACGAGATAGATTCGGTGACAACATATTTGTCGGACATCGAAAAGATTTCCGTGGACGAGAGTAAATTTCGCTGGTTACTCAATGAAGATGCGATGGCAACTGATAAACTTTCGGAGGGCATTCGAAAGTTTGCAGTGGACACAGTTAAGCTGGAGAATTTGATCAAAAGTTACTTTAAATAA